From a single Maylandia zebra isolate NMK-2024a linkage group LG3, Mzebra_GT3a, whole genome shotgun sequence genomic region:
- the LOC112430922 gene encoding uncharacterized protein LOC112430922 isoform X2: protein MTSTQKDQHGARSQRSQEADKPHRRKGEKTYSCDECGKDFTRAEHLKRHQIIHSAVKPYSCELCGKCFTQAGNLKTHQLIHSGFKAYNCDLCGKSFTLAQSLKKHQVIHSGVRPYSCELCGKSFTQAGHLKTHQFIHSGVRAYSCDLCGKSFTQAGNLKTHQLIHSGFKAYNCDLCGKSFTLAQSLKTHQLIHSGFKPYSCDLCGKSFTLAGHLKTHQLIHSGFKAYNCDLCGKSFTLAQSLKKHQVIHSGVKPYSCYLCGKSFTQAGDLKTHQLIHSGFKAYNCDLCGKSFTLAGHLKTHQLIHSGFKAYNCDLCGKSFTLAQSLKKHQVIHSGVKAYSCDLCGKSFTQAGHLKTHQVIHSGVKPYSCDLCGKSFTQAGDLKTHQIIHSGVKAYSCDLCGKSFTLARSLKTHQVIHSGVKPYSCESCGKSFTLAQTLKRHQVIHIGVKPYSCDLCGKSFAQAAHLKKHQLIHSGVKAHNCELCGKAFALNSDLQRHLVTHSGIKAYSCDFCGKCFSDIRCKVTTTYD, encoded by the exons atgacttCAACACAAAAG gaccaacatggagcgagaagtcagcgctctcaggaggccgacaaacctcacagaagaaaaggagagaaaacctacagctgtgatgagtgtgggaaggattttacCCGGGCTGAACACTTAAAACGACACCAAATCATCCACAGTgcagttaaaccttacagctgtgagttgtgtggaaagtgttttacccaggctggaaacttaaaaacacaccaactcatccacagtggatttaaagcGTACAACTGTGAcctgtgtggaaagtcttttaccctggctcaaagcctaaaaaaacaccaagtcatccacagtggagttagaccttacagctgtgagttgtgtggaaagtcttttacccaggctggacaCTTAAAAACGCACCaattcatccacagtggagttagagcatacagctgtgacctgtgtggaaagtcttttacccaggctggaaacttaaaaacacaccaactcatccacagtggatttaaagcGTACAACTGTGACCTGTGTGGAAAATCTTTTACCCTGGCTCAaagcctaaaaacacaccaactcatccacagtggatttaaaccgtacagctgtgacttgtgtggaaagtcttttaccctggCTGGACACTTAAAAActcaccaactcatccacagtggatttaaagcGTACAACTGTGAcctgtgtggaaagtcttttaccctggctcaaagcctaaaaaaacaccaagtcatccacagtggagttaaaccttacagctgttacttgtgtggaaaatcttttacccaggctggagacttaaaaactcaccaactcatccacagtggatttaaagcGTACAACTGTGAcctgtgtggaaagtcttttaccctggCTGGACACTTAAAAActcaccaactcatccacagtggatttaaagcGTACAACTGTGAcctgtgtggaaagtcttttaccctggctcaaagcctaaaaaaacaccaagtcatccacagtggagttaaagcttacagttgtgacttgtgtggaaagtcttttacccaggctggacaCTTAAAAACTCATcaagtcatccacagtggagttaagcCTTACAGTTGTGACTTGTGTGggaagtcttttacccaggctggagacttaaaaactcaccaaatcatccacagtggagttaaagcgtacagttgtgacttgtgtggaaagtcttttaccctggctcgaagcctaaaaacacaccaagtcATCCatagtggagttaaaccttacagctgtgagtcttgtggaaagtcttttaccctggCGCAAACcttaaaaagacaccaagtcatccacattggagttaaaccttacagctgtgacttgtgtggaaagtcttttgccCAGGCTGcacacttaaaaaaacaccaactcatccacagtggagttaaagcacaCAACTGTGAGTTGTGTGGTAAGGCTTTTGCTCTAAATAGcgacttacagaggcatctagttacccactctggaattaaggcgtaCAGCTGCGACTTTTGTGGAAAATGTTTCAGCGACATACG GTGCAAAGTTACGACGACATATGATtag
- the LOC112430922 gene encoding uncharacterized protein LOC112430922 isoform X1, giving the protein MTSTQKDQHGARSQRSQEADKPHRRKGEKTYSCDECGKDFTRAEHLKRHQIIHSAVKPYSCELCGKCFTQAGNLKTHQLIHSGFKAYNCDLCGKSFTLAQSLKKHQVIHSGVRPYSCELCGKSFTQAGHLKTHQFIHSGVRAYSCDLCGKSFTQAGNLKTHQLIHSGFKAYNCDLCGKSFTLAQSLKTHQLIHSGFKPYSCDLCGKSFTLAGHLKTHQLIHSGFKAYNCDLCGKSFTLAQSLKKHQVIHSGVKPYSCYLCGKSFTQAGDLKTHQLIHSGFKAYNCDLCGKSFTLAGHLKTHQLIHSGFKAYNCDLCGKSFTLAQSLKKHQVIHSGVKAYSCDLCGKSFTQAGHLKTHQVIHSGVKPYSCDLCGKSFTQAGDLKTHQIIHSGVKAYSCDLCGKSFTLARSLKTHQVIHSGVKPYSCESCGKSFTLAQTLKRHQVIHIGVKPYSCDLCGKSFAQAAHLKKHQLIHSGVKAHNCELCGKAFALNSDLQRHLVTHSGIKAYSCDFCGKCFSDIRYRNIHVRIHTGNDVYCCDQCGKLFATGAKLRRHMISHTEERPYKCDLCEKTFKAPLQLNKHQQIHTRK; this is encoded by the exons atgacttCAACACAAAAG gaccaacatggagcgagaagtcagcgctctcaggaggccgacaaacctcacagaagaaaaggagagaaaacctacagctgtgatgagtgtgggaaggattttacCCGGGCTGAACACTTAAAACGACACCAAATCATCCACAGTgcagttaaaccttacagctgtgagttgtgtggaaagtgttttacccaggctggaaacttaaaaacacaccaactcatccacagtggatttaaagcGTACAACTGTGAcctgtgtggaaagtcttttaccctggctcaaagcctaaaaaaacaccaagtcatccacagtggagttagaccttacagctgtgagttgtgtggaaagtcttttacccaggctggacaCTTAAAAACGCACCaattcatccacagtggagttagagcatacagctgtgacctgtgtggaaagtcttttacccaggctggaaacttaaaaacacaccaactcatccacagtggatttaaagcGTACAACTGTGACCTGTGTGGAAAATCTTTTACCCTGGCTCAaagcctaaaaacacaccaactcatccacagtggatttaaaccgtacagctgtgacttgtgtggaaagtcttttaccctggCTGGACACTTAAAAActcaccaactcatccacagtggatttaaagcGTACAACTGTGAcctgtgtggaaagtcttttaccctggctcaaagcctaaaaaaacaccaagtcatccacagtggagttaaaccttacagctgttacttgtgtggaaaatcttttacccaggctggagacttaaaaactcaccaactcatccacagtggatttaaagcGTACAACTGTGAcctgtgtggaaagtcttttaccctggCTGGACACTTAAAAActcaccaactcatccacagtggatttaaagcGTACAACTGTGAcctgtgtggaaagtcttttaccctggctcaaagcctaaaaaaacaccaagtcatccacagtggagttaaagcttacagttgtgacttgtgtggaaagtcttttacccaggctggacaCTTAAAAACTCATcaagtcatccacagtggagttaagcCTTACAGTTGTGACTTGTGTGggaagtcttttacccaggctggagacttaaaaactcaccaaatcatccacagtggagttaaagcgtacagttgtgacttgtgtggaaagtcttttaccctggctcgaagcctaaaaacacaccaagtcATCCatagtggagttaaaccttacagctgtgagtcttgtggaaagtcttttaccctggCGCAAACcttaaaaagacaccaagtcatccacattggagttaaaccttacagctgtgacttgtgtggaaagtcttttgccCAGGCTGcacacttaaaaaaacaccaactcatccacagtggagttaaagcacaCAACTGTGAGTTGTGTGGTAAGGCTTTTGCTCTAAATAGcgacttacagaggcatctagttacccactctggaattaaggcgtaCAGCTGCGACTTTTGTGGAAAATGTTTCAGCGACATACGGTACCGAAATATTCACGTACGGATTCACACTGGAAATGATGTTtactgctgtgatcagtgtgggaaaCTGTTTGCAACAGGTGCAAAGTTACGACGACATATGATtagccacactgaggagagaccatataaatgtgacctgtgtgagaagacttttaaagctccacttcagctgaataaacaccaacagatccacacaaGAAAgtaa